The Armatimonadota bacterium nucleotide sequence GAAACCAGCGATTTGTTAACAAATGTTTCAGACATAGTCGATCAGCCTTTCCGCCGGGTGCGAATATTTGCGGATGGGGAGGATATCAAAAGTTTCATCCCCCTGCTCCGGTACTTCTTAAACCAATCCAGACCGGATACAGATTTTCTCAGGTTTGCCAATGCAAAAACAAAAAGGCAGAAGCAAAAGCAGACGTAGGATACCTTATGCCAGCAACCATCAATTGCCAGCATCTGCCGGACCCCGTGCTTCAGGTTTTACTCACTTCTCTTGCCCGCCCACTTGGCATGGGCGGGCAGTCAGTGAGTTACCATACACGAGGTCCGGCAAATGCTGCCAGCCTCCGGCTTGTTTTAATATATCCATATTGATGGGAAATTAAACTTTAGGCGTTGCTGTCTTCTTCAGCAGGCTCAACATGGGTAACGATTGTAACATTTTCGAGCTCAGACCGAATCTTATCCTCCACCTCTTCGGCTAGCTCGTGAGCGGTTGTGAGGCTCATATCGCGAGGCATTAGTAAATGAACGTCTATGTGGCGCTGGGCGCCTGCTTTTCGCGTTCTGAGTTTATGAAAATCAAGAATTCTAGGTTCTGAATTGATAATTTCAACGATTCGCTCCATTTCAGCCGCTGGAAGTTGGGAATCCATCAAAGGCCCAATAGCTTTCCTTGAAAGCTGGATGCCAATCCAACCAATCCATAAGGCGACACACAGACCAATTAAGCGGTCGAGAATCACGAAATTGGTCAAATGAACCAGAATCAGACCAAAGAGCACGCCTAAGGAAGTATACACATCAAGTCTGAGATGATGGCCATCAGCTTCAAGTGCAATCGAATCTGTCTGCTTAGCGACACGGAAAAGGTTTGCTGACACAAGAAAATTCGCCACAGCAGAGACCAACATTATAACCATACCAAGGTCAAGACGCTCCACTGGAGCATTGGTTATAATACGCTCAATGCTTTCATACACTATGTATGCGCCTGCTACAATAATCAAAAGGGCCTCGACTGTGCCCGAAAGGTTTTCAAACTTACCATGGCCATATGCATGCGCTTCGTCTGCAGGTCGGTCGGCAAAAAGCACCGCGATATAGGCAATAACAGCGGCAATTAGGTCCACCGCCGAGTGTACAGCCTCAGCAAGGATGCTCATTGACCCACCAATTATGCCTATGGCTCCCTTCGCTAGCACCAACAAGACGTTCGATATTATTGATAGTCTCGCAGCACCAGTTTTATCCATAGCAGAAACTTTTTTCCATCATTTTCGCAAACAAAAAACCTGCGGGTACAAATGACAGAGTAGTCCCGCAGGTTGAACCTGCTGCTTGTTAACACAAGCCCGGCACCATCCCATTAATGGGATCGCCTGTTCTAACGATGTGTTTTCGTAATTATGAGATTTTTCAATAATATTATAGGCAGTCTATACAATCAAGTCAAGGCAAAAATCTTACTTTCAGATGTTTCTTGACACACTTACCCTTGTTTGCTATACTTTCGCCGTTTCAGAAAAAAATTAATCTGGTGAACAGATGGAACGCACACTTGTGCTAATCAAGCCGGACGCTTTTGAGCGCGGGCTGGTTGGCCAAATTATTAGCAGATTCGAAAATCGCACTTTCAAAATCAAAGCCCTAAAGCTCATACGGCCTTCAAGAGAGCTGGCCGAGCGCCACTATGCAGCTCACAAAGGCAAGCCGTTTTATGAGCTAGCGGTAAGCTTCCTAACCTCCGGTCCTGTAGTCGCAATGGTATTAGAAGGTGAAAATGCAATCGAAATTGTGCGAACAATGACCGGAGCAACCGAGCCTTGCAAAGCACAGCCAGGCACGATTCGAGGCGATTATACCTTGAGCGTAACATACAACTTGGTGCACGCTTCTGATTCCCCAGAGAATGCGGAGGCCGAGATTGCAATCTGGTTCAAACCAGAGGAAATACTGCCGTAACCTTCCAATCGGAACCCCAGTTAAAGGATGGCTTGCTTCGCCATTGGAACCTGCCTCTTAAGGTAAATATCGCAGGCGCTCAATATTAGGTAAAAATTATTCAGGAGTGTGTACGATGTGGAAACTTACACGCAGAGAATTCCTCAAAGGAGCTGCTGCCGGAATCGGCATATACGGCGCAGCTTCAGCATCTCTTGGAGCCATTGCAGAAGAAACTTCCAAGAAATCCCGTATCGTAGTCGTTACAAGCCCAAACATCATCGTGGATAGAGACAAAAACACCAACACTCCATCAAAACTCGGGATGGAATCAGTAGGCGAAGTCGACCCCAGCCTCGACCAGAAGGTTTTAAACTCAATGGTCGCAGAAGGTATCAAAGCATTTACTGGGGAGAAGACAGAATCGGCCGCATGGAAAAAGCTATTTAAGCCTAATGATATCGTTGGGATAAAAGTCAACTGCCTATTTTCAGTTGGCGCATCCACCCACCCAGAAGTGGTGGCGTCTTTAATAGCTGGCCTTCGAAGTGCAGGTATTCCAGCGGCAAACATCATCGTATGGGACCGCAACAATCGAGAGATGAAGAGCGCCGGCTTTGTTATCAATAATAGCGGTTCAGGCGTCCAATGTTATGGAACAGAAGGCAACTATGAAGATGAACCAACACAAATGGGCAGTTTTAACGGCCGCTTGAGCAAAATATTAACACAAAAGATTACTGCACTTATTAACGTGCCAATCCTTAAAGACCATAGTATTTCTGGCATTACTTGTGCTATGAAAAACCACTATGGGTCGCACAACAACCCTGGCGACCATCATGCAAACGGTTGTGACCCCTATTTGGCTGACTTAAACTCTGTTCCGGCAATCAGAGAGAAAACAAGGCTTATCGTCTGTGATGCAATTAGGCCCCAATGCCACGGCGGACCCGGATACAGACCCGATTTTGTTTGGGAATACAAATCGCTTCTTTTTGCAGCTGATCCCGTGGCTCTTGATTTTATGGGCTGGCAAATAATCGAAAAAAGGCGTGCTGAGATTGGCCGAAAGCCACTAGCACAGGAAGGGCGTCCAACAAAATTCATCGAAACCGCCGCTTCAAAGAGGCTTGGCACAAATGACCCAACCAAGATGGAAATAATTAGAAAAGTTGTTAATGTCTAGCGAAGGCGGGTAAGCTGAATTCTCCATTAGTTATTAAGTATTATGGAGGATAAAATGGAAAACAAATACAGTCGTCGGGAATTCTTAAGACGTGCAGGCATAGTAGGTGCATCAACCTACGGATTTCTTTTAGCAGGTGACGAGCTCCTTGACATCTTAGAAGAAGCCAAAGCCGCCGGGCAACCAACATTGAGCATTGCATCCAAGGGGTCTCCTGAGCGCCTTGTAAAAAAAGCAATTGATGGACTTGGCGGAATTGGAAAGTTCGTAAAAAAAGGAAGCAAGGTTCTCATCAAACCCAACCTTGCATGGATTAGAACCCCAGAAACCGCCGCAAACACAAACCCGCAGGTACTTGCTGGCATAATTAAGTTGTGTAAAGCTGCTGGAGCAAGCTCTATCATAGTATTTGATCACACCTGCGATAATGGACCAGCAGCATTCAAAGCTAACGGCGCCGCAAAAGTCGCATCTGATTTAGGCGTCCAACTTATTTCTGGCCACAGCAGAAGCCTATACAAGAAAATCAATATTCCGAAAGGCAAGATTTTGAAATCCGACGAATGCGCGAAATTTATACTGGAAGCTGATTGCTTTATCAATGTACCCATTGCCAAAGTTCACGGCAGCACAGGAATAACTGCGAGCCTAAAAAACATGATGGGCGCAAATTGGAACCGACAGGCATGGCACCAAAACGGCCTCAACCAATGCATCGCCGACTACTTCACCGCTGTGAAGCCCGACCTAATTATATTAGACGCCGTCCGCATACTGCTAACCCGCGGTCCAAAGGGGCCGGGGGAGACAAAAGATGTTGGCCAGGTGATTGCGTCCACCGACCCAGTTGCAATTGATGCATATGCCGCAACCCTTTTGGGCAAAGAACCATCAAGCATAGGCCATATCACAGCAGCCGCTGCCCATGGTTTAGGTCAAATCAATCTGAAGAAAGTAACAATTAAGCGAGTATGAATATATGGTTGAAGGCTTGAGTATAACCGAGATTTCCAATTTCGCCGAGAGCCAAAAGCCAATACTACACCATTCCATATTTTTACTACGATGACAAAGACCGTCCGCCGAATCTGCCAAATTATCTTTCTTGTCATTTTCCTGGTGCTGATACTTATAACCGCCTACCCTTTCGAGCATAACCTTGCGACCGACCTTTTCGTCCAACTCAGCCCGCTGGTTGCTTTAGGGGCGAGCATTGCGTCGCGAACTCTAATCTGGGAAGCCATCAGCTTTTCCCTAATTATCATCGTGCTGAGCATAATCCTAGGAAGGGTATTCTGTGGATGGATTTGCCCCTTAGGCACAACCCTTGATATATCCGATGCACTTTTCTTCCGAAACCGACGTAAAAAGACTTCAAATTCGCCTCACAAAATTAAGTACTGCATCCTAGCTGGATTATTTGTGACTGCTCTATTTACCACACAGGCAATTTACTTGCTTGACCCAATGTGCCTATTCACACGAACTGTCATTCTTGCATTCATAGCGC carries:
- a CDS encoding DUF362 domain-containing protein, producing MWKLTRREFLKGAAAGIGIYGAASASLGAIAEETSKKSRIVVVTSPNIIVDRDKNTNTPSKLGMESVGEVDPSLDQKVLNSMVAEGIKAFTGEKTESAAWKKLFKPNDIVGIKVNCLFSVGASTHPEVVASLIAGLRSAGIPAANIIVWDRNNREMKSAGFVINNSGSGVQCYGTEGNYEDEPTQMGSFNGRLSKILTQKITALINVPILKDHSISGITCAMKNHYGSHNNPGDHHANGCDPYLADLNSVPAIREKTRLIVCDAIRPQCHGGPGYRPDFVWEYKSLLFAADPVALDFMGWQIIEKRRAEIGRKPLAQEGRPTKFIETAASKRLGTNDPTKMEIIRKVVNV
- a CDS encoding DUF362 domain-containing protein: MENKYSRREFLRRAGIVGASTYGFLLAGDELLDILEEAKAAGQPTLSIASKGSPERLVKKAIDGLGGIGKFVKKGSKVLIKPNLAWIRTPETAANTNPQVLAGIIKLCKAAGASSIIVFDHTCDNGPAAFKANGAAKVASDLGVQLISGHSRSLYKKINIPKGKILKSDECAKFILEADCFINVPIAKVHGSTGITASLKNMMGANWNRQAWHQNGLNQCIADYFTAVKPDLIILDAVRILLTRGPKGPGETKDVGQVIASTDPVAIDAYAATLLGKEPSSIGHITAAAAHGLGQINLKKVTIKRV
- the ndk gene encoding nucleoside-diphosphate kinase, with amino-acid sequence MERTLVLIKPDAFERGLVGQIISRFENRTFKIKALKLIRPSRELAERHYAAHKGKPFYELAVSFLTSGPVVAMVLEGENAIEIVRTMTGATEPCKAQPGTIRGDYTLSVTYNLVHASDSPENAEAEIAIWFKPEEILP
- a CDS encoding cation diffusion facilitator family transporter; this translates as MDKTGAARLSIISNVLLVLAKGAIGIIGGSMSILAEAVHSAVDLIAAVIAYIAVLFADRPADEAHAYGHGKFENLSGTVEALLIIVAGAYIVYESIERIITNAPVERLDLGMVIMLVSAVANFLVSANLFRVAKQTDSIALEADGHHLRLDVYTSLGVLFGLILVHLTNFVILDRLIGLCVALWIGWIGIQLSRKAIGPLMDSQLPAAEMERIVEIINSEPRILDFHKLRTRKAGAQRHIDVHLLMPRDMSLTTAHELAEEVEDKIRSELENVTIVTHVEPAEEDSNA